Below is a window of Cytophaga hutchinsonii ATCC 33406 DNA.
CATATTCCTTGCACGGATTCGGATAAGCATTTACTCTCGGAACAGTCACATCGCGTGTGGATGCAGCAACAGAACTACCTTCCAATTTCCAGAGCTGATATTCCGGACCATATGAATGATCAACTTCATTATATCCGGGAGCAATATCACTCGCAGAGAAAAATAAAATATTCCAACAGACAGCAAGACCTGTATTACTGTTAAATGAACCGCAAGTCCCGGCACAAATGTCCGTTACCCGGGTAGTTGAGCTTGCTGTATTCTCAGTCTTCCATAGTTCATAACCATGATCTGCATCACTGGCAACAAAATAAACACTGCCATCAAATTTTATAAAACCATATGCATAATTAGGATTTTGAACGCCTGCTATATTTTGTACGGTATTATTTAGCCCGTCTGAAAAACATAAGCCGCTCCCCGTAAAGTATACGTTCCCATCAATTGATTTTAAATTCTCAGGGTTATAATACCTTGCTCCCATATTTAATTCACTTGTTCCATTTAAAGTACCGTCCGTAACCCAAACAGATTTACCAGTACCTTTATTAGCTACAAAATAAAGTTTGCCATTTGAAGAAGTAAACCAAGGTCTTAAATTATGGTTCTCTTCTTCAAATGAACTTAAGGTTCCGGGATTGATATCTTTTAATAAAGCTGTATTCGCATCAGTACCATCTGTTGACCAAAGCTCAAACCCGATATCAGCAGACGCATTTATAAAAATAAGTTTGTTGTTTACTACATCTGCTGTTACATATGCACCTATTATTAAAGTTGAAGTTGCATTGTCAGATAAAAATTTTATTGTAGACGAAGTGCCATCTGTTACTCCTAATTGACCGTAATAATAATAAATTAATTTATCCTGCAGGGCTTTCAGAAATATGATTGGACGTACAGAAGGTGTTTCATTTTCATCTGCAGGAACAGTTAAAAGCAGTTGTACACTATTCAATGTTCCATCTGTGTAATAAATTGAATTCCCATTTGTAAAATATATTTTGTTATTAAATATTGCAATATTAGTAGCGTACAGGTTTTGTATACCTGTAAGCGATACAGTACCTTGCAGCGTTCCATCTGTAATCCAAAGAGTGGATATGTAATCTTTTCTACCACAAAAAACTACTTTATCACCAAAAACAGTAAAATTACTTACCTCACTAAATTCATCTAATAACAGAGCTCTATTTTCATTGCCTGTAACAGCATACACATTTTGCATTTCTATAGAAGATGCTAAATAAATAATTTTATTATTAATTGAAGCAATGTTTCGAATCTGATATCCGTTGCTATTATATCCTGAATGTTTCCATACCTGTTGCTGTGCTGTTGAACTAATCATTACACCGAATGAACAAAATAGTAACCATAATAATTTTTTCATAATCTTAATTGCTGCTAATTGTATTAATAGGCCAAATATAAATCAATAAAAATCGCAATCATAAAAAGACCTGTGAGTTCAAAATCTCACAGGTCTGATAAATTTATATAATTTACAGATTCGCGAAGAAGTCATTTCCCTTATCATCGCAAATAATGAAAGCCGGAAAATCAACGACTTCAATCTTACGTACGGCTTCCATACCCAACTCTTCGAAGTCAACTACTTCAACCGATTTAATATTTTCTTTTGCTAATATCGCTGCTGGTCCGCCGATAGAGCCCAGATAGAACCCACCGAATTCTTTGCATGCATCTGTTACTGCTTTAGAACGGTTTCCTTTTGCAAGCATGATCATGGAGCCGCCCTGGCTCTGGAATAAATTCACATAGGAATCCATACGGCCGGCTGTTGTCGGACCAAAGCTTCCGGATGGCATACCTTCCGGTGTTTTCGCCGGGCCGGCATAATATACCGGATGATTTTTGAAATACTCCGGCATTGGTTTTCCTGCATCAAGCAATTCTTTGATCTTCGCGTGTGCAATATCACGCGCAACGATTAATGTGCCTTTTAATTTCAAACGGGTTTTAATCGGATACTGAGAAAGCAGTTTCAATACATCTGCCATCGGCTGATTCAGATCAACTTCTACAGCCTTTTCCAGATGTGGCGCCTGTGCCGGTAAAAATTTCTCCGGATTGGTCTCCAATGCTTCGATGAAAATACCTTCTTCCGTAATTTTTGCTTTGATGTTTCGATCAGCAGAACAGCTTACACCAATACCAACCGGACAAGACGCCGCGTGACGTGGTAAACGGATCACTTTTACATCGTGTGTAAAATATTTACCGCCAAACTGCGCACCGATCAAACTCTCCTGGCAGATCAATTGTACTTTCTCTTCCCATTCAAGATCACGGAATGCCTGTCCGCCCATGTTACCTTCTGTTGGAAGTTCATCGTAATAACCTGCTGATGCCAATTTAACAGCTTTCAGGTTCGCTTCGGCCGATGTACCGCCAATCACTAATGCCAGGTGATATGGAGGGCAGGCAGACGTACCCAGGTCTTTGATTTTATTTTTAACAAACTCGGCTAAACTGTTTTCATTCAGTAACGCTTTCGTTTGCTGATACAAATATGTTTTGTTTGCAGAGCCTCCGCCCTTTGCCATAAACAAAAACTTATATTCGTTTCCCTGTTCGGCATAAATGTCAATCTGAGCAGGCAGGTTTGTGCCGGAATTTTTTTCTTCGAACATCGTGATCGGCACTACCTGAGAGTAACGCAGATTTTTTTCCTGATATGTATTGTAAATTCCTTTTGACAAAGCTTCTTCATCATTAGCACCTGTCCAAACGTTTTCACCTTTTTTCCCCATTACAATGGCAGTACCTGTATCCTGGCAGGAAGGGAGCTTACCTTCACCGGCAGTAGATGCATTCTGCAATAAGGTATATGCTACGAAACGATCGTTATCCGTTGCTTCCGGATCTTTAATAATTTTTGCAAGTTTTTCTAAATGCGAGGAGCGCAGATAAAATGATACATCAGCCAATGCTTTCTCCGCCACTAATTCCAGTGCTTTGGGATCAATTTTAAGAATTTTACGGCCATCAACTTCAATGGTTGAAACATAATCCGTACTGATCAATTTATACGGCGTAGGGTCTTTCTTTAGAGGAAACGCTTTTTGATAATTAAATTCAGGCATGGTAGTATTTAATCTAATGTTGAATGGGGATTTCTATTTGTGCCGTCTGGCATTTTTTTATACGTGTGAATACGCGATTGGTATGTTTAATTTTTATATTTTATTTGACCAGCTTTTCCAGATAATGGAAATCAATATGAAATTCTTTTTTGATACCTTCAATTTTGGATTGCAGGGTCCGGTCTTCAATTATATTTTCCGCTTTGGCTCCTACAAGCATTACATTCTTGCGGGTATGTTCGTTTGAAATAAATTCAAACACCTTTGTATGATAGCTGTGCTGCTCCAGGATCAACGCACGGATGGTGTCCGTTACCATTTCAAACTGACGTTCTTTAAATATTCCAAACTTCAGCAAAGGGCTTTCCTGTTCAATTCCTTTTACCTGCTGGCGAATCTGCTTAT
It encodes the following:
- a CDS encoding T9SS type A sorting domain-containing protein, translated to MKKLLWLLFCSFGVMISSTAQQQVWKHSGYNSNGYQIRNIASINNKIIYLASSIEMQNVYAVTGNENRALLLDEFSEVSNFTVFGDKVVFCGRKDYISTLWITDGTLQGTVSLTGIQNLYATNIAIFNNKIYFTNGNSIYYTDGTLNSVQLLLTVPADENETPSVRPIIFLKALQDKLIYYYYGQLGVTDGTSSTIKFLSDNATSTLIIGAYVTADVVNNKLIFINASADIGFELWSTDGTDANTALLKDINPGTLSSFEEENHNLRPWFTSSNGKLYFVANKGTGKSVWVTDGTLNGTSELNMGARYYNPENLKSIDGNVYFTGSGLCFSDGLNNTVQNIAGVQNPNYAYGFIKFDGSVYFVASDADHGYELWKTENTASSTTRVTDICAGTCGSFNSNTGLAVCWNILFFSASDIAPGYNEVDHSYGPEYQLWKLEGSSVAASTRDVTVPRVNAYPNPCKEYVSIEFQQPVSNVKIISAVGSEVDANWQQDSNTLRVQAHALNPGMYMLLINGKESVRIIKE
- a CDS encoding fumarate hydratase; protein product: MPEFNYQKAFPLKKDPTPYKLISTDYVSTIEVDGRKILKIDPKALELVAEKALADVSFYLRSSHLEKLAKIIKDPEATDNDRFVAYTLLQNASTAGEGKLPSCQDTGTAIVMGKKGENVWTGANDEEALSKGIYNTYQEKNLRYSQVVPITMFEEKNSGTNLPAQIDIYAEQGNEYKFLFMAKGGGSANKTYLYQQTKALLNENSLAEFVKNKIKDLGTSACPPYHLALVIGGTSAEANLKAVKLASAGYYDELPTEGNMGGQAFRDLEWEEKVQLICQESLIGAQFGGKYFTHDVKVIRLPRHAASCPVGIGVSCSADRNIKAKITEEGIFIEALETNPEKFLPAQAPHLEKAVEVDLNQPMADVLKLLSQYPIKTRLKLKGTLIVARDIAHAKIKELLDAGKPMPEYFKNHPVYYAGPAKTPEGMPSGSFGPTTAGRMDSYVNLFQSQGGSMIMLAKGNRSKAVTDACKEFGGFYLGSIGGPAAILAKENIKSVEVVDFEELGMEAVRKIEVVDFPAFIICDDKGNDFFANL